Proteins encoded within one genomic window of Nonomuraea gerenzanensis:
- a CDS encoding DUF4192 domain-containing protein: MQLPWQDSATTSPPTQNQTANTRLPPPPATSPPFSSPSLHPDHHPNPNPDRDRDRDPDRDRDPDRHPNPDRNPDRDPHPHPHLGPHPDPDPDTDPHPDGDPDLDLASTSTSPFTPEPHLTLSSPTDVLAAVPYLVGFHPTASLIVIGLSRGQATMVARWGLPFPTGTLDPMSPLFGREGITEIVIVGYGPGHLVTPAVDEARRLARNDGVHVGEALRAHEGRYWSYVCDLATCCPADGTPYDLSSSQIAAEATVRGLVALPNREALERTLAPVTGPVRMAMRRATAAAIADFRAQIMTATDLNTFAEQFVSDALVRVRSALETHAGGGRLNDAEAARLGLDLVIMRVRDEAWTLMDDSHSLLWKDLTRRLEPRFTPPVASLLAMAAWRSGNSVQATIALERALTADPSYSMANLLMHALQNLLSPAILRDRLPTPAELDETMGPPRAAWLLPLINLLDEEDPPPALE; this comes from the coding sequence ATGCAGCTGCCCTGGCAAGACTCCGCAACCACGTCCCCACCAACGCAGAACCAGACCGCCAACACCCGTCTCCCCCCTCCACCTGCCACGTCACCACCCTTCTCCTCGCCCAGCCTCCACCCCGACCACCACCCCAACCCCAACCCCGACCGCGACCGCGACCGCGACCCCGACCGCGACCGCGACCCCGACCGCCACCCCAACCCCGACCGCAACCCCGACCGCGACCCTCATCCCCATCCGCACCTTGGCCCCCATCCCGACCCCGACCCTGACACCGACCCCCACCCCGACGGCGACCCTGACCTCGACCTCGCCTCCACCTCCACCTCCCCCTTCACCCCGGAACCCCACCTCACCCTGAGCAGCCCCACCGACGTCCTGGCCGCCGTGCCCTACCTCGTCGGCTTCCACCCCACCGCCAGCCTCATCGTCATCGGCCTGTCCCGAGGCCAAGCGACGATGGTGGCCAGATGGGGCCTGCCCTTCCCGACGGGCACACTCGACCCGATGTCCCCCCTGTTCGGCCGCGAGGGCATCACCGAGATCGTCATCGTCGGCTACGGCCCGGGCCACCTGGTAACCCCGGCAGTCGACGAGGCCAGACGACTGGCGCGCAACGACGGGGTGCACGTGGGCGAGGCGCTGCGGGCTCACGAGGGCCGCTACTGGTCGTACGTCTGCGACCTGGCAACCTGCTGCCCAGCGGACGGCACCCCCTACGACCTGTCCAGCAGCCAGATAGCAGCCGAGGCCACGGTCCGCGGCCTGGTCGCCCTCCCCAACCGAGAGGCACTCGAACGCACGCTGGCCCCCGTCACAGGCCCCGTACGGATGGCGATGCGCCGAGCCACGGCTGCGGCGATCGCCGACTTCCGGGCCCAGATCATGACCGCCACAGACCTGAACACGTTCGCCGAGCAGTTCGTCTCCGACGCCCTGGTCAGGGTCCGATCCGCCCTGGAAACCCATGCCGGCGGCGGCCGCCTGAACGATGCGGAAGCGGCCAGACTCGGCCTGGATCTGGTGATCATGAGAGTCCGCGACGAGGCCTGGACCTTGATGGACGACTCCCACTCCCTGCTCTGGAAGGACCTGACCCGCAGGCTGGAGCCTCGCTTCACACCCCCGGTCGCGTCGCTGCTGGCGATGGCGGCCTGGCGGTCGGGAAACAGCGTCCAGGCCACCATCGCCCTCGAACGCGCCCTGACCGCCGACCCGAGCTACTCGATGGCCAACCTCCTCATGCACGCCCTACAGAACCTGCTCTCCCCAGCCATCCTCCGCGACCGTCTCCCGACCCCGGCCGAGCTGGACGAGACCATGGGCCCGCCCCGTGCCGCCTGGCTGCTCCCCTTGATCAACCTCCTGGACGAGGAGGACCCGCCCCCCGCCCTCGAATGA
- a CDS encoding SDR family oxidoreductase, with translation MNDHSTHQKVALITGANKGIGRATADQLATLGMTVLIGARNPQRGEEAATAIRAAGGDAHALTLDVTDQATIDQAASWIEQRFRHLDVLINNAGITGSGQISPQDATDQLPSTVNLDMVRTVFETNVFGVIALTNAMIPLLRRSPAPRIVNVSSGAGSLTIAADPNGPLTALPSSAAYSPSKTALNALTVQYANELRKEGILVNAADPGYVATDINAHNGFLTPAQGATTLVHLATLAADGPTAGFFNAQGPVPW, from the coding sequence ATGAACGACCACAGCACCCACCAGAAGGTGGCACTGATCACCGGCGCGAACAAGGGAATCGGCCGCGCGACCGCCGACCAGCTCGCCACCTTGGGCATGACGGTCCTGATCGGCGCCAGGAACCCGCAGCGCGGCGAGGAAGCGGCCACGGCGATCCGCGCGGCAGGCGGCGACGCCCACGCGCTCACCCTGGACGTCACCGACCAGGCCACCATCGACCAGGCCGCGAGCTGGATCGAGCAGCGCTTCCGCCACCTCGACGTCTTGATCAACAACGCCGGCATCACCGGCTCCGGCCAGATCTCACCCCAGGACGCCACCGACCAACTCCCCAGCACCGTGAACCTGGACATGGTCCGAACGGTCTTCGAGACCAACGTCTTCGGCGTGATCGCCCTCACCAACGCCATGATCCCCCTGCTGCGCCGCTCCCCGGCACCCCGCATCGTCAACGTCAGCAGCGGCGCCGGCTCCCTCACCATCGCCGCAGACCCGAACGGCCCCCTCACGGCCTTGCCGTCGTCAGCCGCGTACTCACCCTCCAAGACCGCACTGAACGCCCTGACGGTCCAGTACGCCAACGAGCTCCGCAAGGAGGGCATCCTGGTCAACGCCGCCGACCCCGGCTACGTGGCCACCGACATCAACGCCCACAACGGCTTCCTGACCCCGGCACAGGGCGCCACGACACTGGTGCACCTGGCCACCCTCGCCGCCGACGGACCTACCGCCGGCTTCTTCAACGCCCAGGGGCCGGTGCCCTGGTAG
- a CDS encoding EI24 domain-containing protein, translating into MRSVRDFTSGVGFFLQGFGWVAKHPRWWLFGLIPALIAFALYAGVLIYLGTNATALAEFLTPFADSWSWRELFRTLVGIALVMGGVVLAVLTFAALTLAIGEPFYEKLSAAVDVLESEHEQPWWRTLPRSIRDSLVTLFYVLLFTIPLFILGFVPVVGQTVVPVLGALVSGFFLTVELTTLALERRGMARKQRFALLRANKASALGFGVAVFLLFLVPFVAVIAMPAAVAGAALLARDRLASDGGAGPDVRPAGAR; encoded by the coding sequence ATGCGATCAGTGCGCGACTTCACCTCGGGTGTCGGCTTCTTCCTCCAAGGGTTCGGGTGGGTCGCCAAGCACCCCCGGTGGTGGCTGTTCGGGCTGATCCCGGCGTTGATCGCGTTCGCGCTGTACGCCGGGGTGCTGATCTATCTGGGGACGAACGCGACCGCCCTGGCCGAGTTCCTGACGCCGTTCGCCGATTCGTGGAGCTGGCGGGAGCTGTTCAGGACGTTGGTCGGCATCGCGTTGGTCATGGGCGGCGTGGTGCTGGCCGTGCTGACCTTCGCGGCGCTGACGCTGGCCATCGGGGAGCCGTTCTACGAGAAGCTGTCGGCGGCGGTGGATGTGCTGGAGAGCGAGCACGAGCAGCCGTGGTGGCGGACGTTGCCGCGCTCCATCCGTGACAGTCTGGTGACGTTGTTCTACGTGTTGCTGTTCACGATTCCGCTGTTCATCCTGGGCTTCGTGCCGGTGGTCGGGCAGACGGTGGTGCCGGTGCTGGGTGCCCTAGTGTCCGGATTTTTCCTGACAGTGGAGCTCACTACGCTCGCCCTCGAACGGCGGGGCATGGCCCGCAAGCAACGCTTCGCGCTCCTGCGCGCCAACAAGGCCAGTGCCCTGGGGTTCGGGGTGGCGGTTTTTCTGCTCTTCCTGGTGCCTTTTGTGGCTGTCATCGCCATGCCTGCTGCTGTGGCGGGGGCTGCGTTGCTCGCTCGGGACCGGCTGGCTTCTGATGGTGGGGCGGGTCCGGATGTTCGGCCGGCCGGGGCGCGCTGA
- a CDS encoding Maf family protein, with the protein MIVLASASPARLALLRSAGLDPKVIVSGVDEDAYSAHSPAALSKVLATAKAEAVAGGLEEGLVIGCDSILELDGRPYGKPATREEAIERWRLMRGRTGRLVTGHCLIDVAAGRQVAEVATTVVRFGQPSEEEIAAYVATDEPLSLAGAFSIEGRGGWFVEGIEGDHGNVLGISLPLVRDLLAELGYAVTAFWR; encoded by the coding sequence GTGATCGTCTTGGCCTCTGCTTCCCCCGCCCGCCTCGCCCTCCTGCGCAGTGCGGGTCTCGACCCGAAGGTGATCGTCAGCGGCGTCGACGAGGACGCCTACTCCGCCCACTCCCCGGCCGCGCTGAGCAAGGTGCTGGCCACGGCCAAGGCGGAGGCGGTCGCGGGCGGGCTCGAAGAGGGGCTGGTCATCGGCTGCGACTCGATCCTCGAGCTCGACGGGCGCCCGTACGGCAAGCCCGCCACCCGCGAGGAGGCGATCGAGCGCTGGCGCCTCATGCGGGGCCGCACGGGCCGCCTCGTCACCGGCCACTGCCTGATCGACGTGGCGGCCGGCCGCCAGGTGGCGGAGGTCGCCACCACCGTCGTGCGCTTCGGCCAGCCCTCCGAGGAGGAGATCGCCGCCTACGTCGCCACGGACGAGCCGCTCAGCCTGGCCGGGGCGTTCAGCATCGAGGGGCGCGGCGGCTGGTTCGTCGAGGGCATCGAGGGCGACCACGGCAACGTGCTCGGCATCTCGCTGCCGCTGGTGCGCGACCTGCTCGCCGAGCTGGGCTACGCGGTCACGGCGTTCTGGCGCTAG
- a CDS encoding DUF937 domain-containing protein yields the protein MTLNDELLAGLGDQGVEQIAGMLGTDTLTARKVIEAVSGTIVGGMARNATHPDGADALRGALDDHMDADPFNGDVASLTRDGHSILGHVLGGQGTEQAAVRLSQLAGVNSATLMKLLPLIAPMIMSLLANRAASHDMDADAVADDLSREESAIPAGLGELLGSLLGSIFGGAAVPKQAGPYDPYHDPLRSEREVAPGRSNPDW from the coding sequence GTGACACTTAATGACGAGCTTCTCGCCGGACTCGGAGACCAAGGAGTGGAGCAGATCGCCGGCATGCTCGGCACGGACACGCTCACCGCCCGCAAGGTCATCGAGGCGGTGTCGGGCACCATCGTCGGTGGCATGGCCCGCAACGCCACCCATCCGGACGGCGCCGACGCCCTGCGCGGCGCCCTGGACGACCACATGGACGCCGATCCGTTCAACGGCGACGTGGCCTCGCTGACCCGCGACGGGCACAGCATCCTCGGCCACGTGCTCGGCGGGCAGGGCACCGAGCAGGCAGCGGTGCGGCTCTCGCAACTGGCCGGCGTGAACTCCGCCACCCTCATGAAGCTGCTGCCGCTGATCGCACCCATGATCATGTCCCTGCTGGCGAACCGGGCCGCCAGCCACGACATGGACGCCGACGCCGTGGCCGACGACCTCAGCCGTGAGGAGTCCGCGATCCCCGCCGGGCTCGGGGAGCTGCTCGGCAGCCTGCTGGGCAGCATCTTCGGCGGCGCCGCCGTGCCGAAACAGGCGGGGCCGTACGACCCGTACCACGATCCGCTGCGCAGCGAGCGGGAGGTGGCCCCGGGCAGGTCGAACCCCGACTGGTGA
- the ftsH gene encoding ATP-dependent zinc metalloprotease FtsH yields MERSGPPQASNKGKGKPPWRSEGLPGTPGGKPKINWWRFVVTLLVVYAGFFVVSSFVDSGSVETISYTEFTKQVNSKNVKDIYAQGLSVEGDLRAAAKNPESGEQYTKFATEIPAFANTDQLDQQLASGQVEITSQPITRGFFSNLLLSLLPVLLLAGLWIWIMRRGASMMGGGLGGLGKSKAAKPVEAGKVRVTFEDVAGIDEVENELVEIVDYLKDPGKYRKLGAKLPKGVLLAGPPGTGKTLLARAVAGEAKVPYFSASASEFIEMIVGVGASRVRDLFEEARKVAPSIVFIDEIDAIGRARGGAGGIGGHDEREQTLNQILTEMDGFSGAEGVIVIGATNRPEILDPALLRPGRFDRTVQVGLPDAAGRAAILGVHTRGVPLDGGVSVDQLAKTTPGMTGADLANLVNEAALLAAKRGKEKVTMADFADALEKLQLGAARSIVMPEEERTRTAFHEAGHALLGMLQPGADPVRKISIIPRGRALGVTLSTPDTDRYAYDEQYLRGRITGALGGMAAEQVVYGVITTGAENDLEQVTMIARGMVGRWGMSEKVGPLTILPNDGQQPQASPVTLAMVDEEARRIVDECYERAVRILTANRDKLDAIVTALLEHETLDEAGAYAAAGLPTPAEGRAAAAAPVPAHFSEN; encoded by the coding sequence GTGGAACGCTCTGGACCGCCGCAGGCCTCGAACAAGGGCAAGGGCAAGCCGCCCTGGCGCTCGGAGGGCCTGCCGGGCACGCCCGGAGGCAAGCCCAAGATCAACTGGTGGCGGTTCGTCGTCACCCTGCTCGTCGTCTACGCCGGCTTCTTCGTCGTGTCGTCCTTCGTCGACAGCGGCTCGGTCGAGACGATCTCGTACACCGAGTTCACCAAGCAGGTGAACTCCAAGAACGTCAAGGACATCTACGCCCAGGGCCTGTCGGTCGAGGGCGACCTGAGGGCGGCGGCCAAGAACCCGGAGAGCGGCGAGCAGTACACCAAGTTCGCCACCGAGATCCCGGCGTTCGCCAACACCGACCAGCTCGACCAGCAGCTCGCCAGCGGCCAGGTCGAGATCACCTCGCAGCCCATCACCCGGGGCTTCTTCTCCAACCTGCTGCTGTCGCTGCTTCCGGTGCTGCTGCTGGCCGGGCTGTGGATCTGGATCATGCGGCGCGGCGCCAGCATGATGGGCGGCGGCCTGGGCGGGCTCGGCAAGTCCAAGGCGGCCAAGCCGGTCGAGGCCGGGAAGGTGCGCGTCACGTTCGAGGACGTCGCGGGCATCGACGAGGTCGAGAACGAGCTCGTCGAGATCGTCGACTACCTCAAGGACCCCGGCAAGTACCGCAAGCTGGGCGCCAAGCTGCCCAAGGGCGTGCTGCTGGCGGGGCCTCCCGGCACCGGCAAGACGCTGCTGGCCAGGGCGGTCGCCGGTGAGGCGAAGGTGCCGTACTTCTCGGCCAGCGCCTCCGAGTTCATCGAGATGATCGTCGGTGTGGGCGCCTCGCGGGTGCGCGACCTGTTCGAGGAGGCGCGCAAGGTGGCGCCGTCCATCGTGTTCATCGACGAGATCGACGCCATCGGCCGCGCCAGGGGCGGCGCCGGCGGCATCGGCGGCCACGACGAGCGCGAGCAGACGCTGAACCAGATCCTCACCGAGATGGACGGCTTCTCCGGGGCCGAGGGCGTGATCGTCATCGGGGCCACGAACCGGCCCGAGATCCTCGACCCGGCGCTGCTGCGTCCTGGGCGCTTCGACCGTACGGTGCAGGTGGGCCTGCCCGACGCGGCCGGGCGCGCGGCGATCCTGGGCGTGCACACGCGCGGCGTGCCGCTCGACGGCGGGGTCAGCGTCGACCAGCTCGCCAAGACCACGCCCGGCATGACCGGCGCCGACCTGGCGAACCTGGTCAACGAGGCCGCCCTGCTCGCCGCCAAGCGCGGCAAGGAGAAGGTCACGATGGCCGACTTCGCCGACGCACTGGAGAAGCTGCAGCTCGGCGCGGCGCGCAGCATCGTCATGCCGGAGGAGGAGCGCACCAGGACCGCCTTCCACGAGGCCGGTCACGCGCTGCTCGGCATGCTCCAGCCGGGCGCGGACCCCGTCCGCAAGATCTCGATCATCCCGCGCGGCCGGGCGCTGGGTGTCACGCTCTCCACTCCCGACACCGACCGCTACGCCTACGACGAGCAGTACCTGCGCGGACGCATCACCGGCGCGCTCGGCGGCATGGCGGCCGAGCAGGTCGTCTACGGCGTCATCACCACCGGCGCCGAGAACGACCTGGAGCAGGTCACCATGATCGCACGCGGCATGGTCGGCCGGTGGGGCATGTCGGAGAAGGTCGGCCCGCTGACCATCCTGCCCAACGACGGCCAGCAGCCGCAGGCCTCGCCCGTCACGCTCGCCATGGTGGACGAGGAGGCGCGGCGGATCGTGGACGAGTGCTACGAGCGCGCGGTCCGGATCCTCACCGCGAACCGCGACAAGCTGGATGCCATCGTGACGGCCCTGCTGGAGCACGAGACGCTCGACGAGGCGGGCGCGTACGCCGCCGCGGGGCTCCCCACGCCCGCGGAGGGCCGCGCGGCCGCGGCAGCCCCTGTCCCTGCTCACTTTTCCGAGAATTAG
- a CDS encoding DUF3616 domain-containing protein produces MEQVELRFDHASRAAQTHTNLSAIRQSSTGLWVAGDETASFEHLTWTGDHYGDQRTFMLADYIALPAGPEDEADIEGLARANGYLWLVGSHSLKRRKVRAKDPERGPDRLATLIREENRFILARLPLDPRTELPQRGAVLSGSGSLTAHLRNDPHLAPFLALPGKDNGFDVEGIVVTPDRLYVGLRGPVLRGWAVVLELRLEDAGKGRLRLSEPYRKHFLNLSGLGVRDMCPDGNSVLILAGPTMDLDGPVRVVRWRPRNKRQGVVPADELETVLELPYGVGCDHPEGLARLSDGRLMVVYDSPSPVRITPAGGVLADVFKV; encoded by the coding sequence GTGGAACAGGTTGAGCTGCGATTCGACCACGCCTCGCGAGCGGCCCAGACGCACACGAATCTCTCGGCGATCCGGCAGAGCTCCACCGGCCTGTGGGTGGCCGGCGACGAGACCGCCTCCTTCGAGCACCTCACGTGGACCGGCGACCACTACGGCGACCAGCGCACGTTCATGCTGGCCGACTACATCGCCCTGCCCGCCGGCCCCGAGGACGAGGCCGACATCGAGGGCCTGGCCCGGGCGAACGGCTACCTCTGGCTGGTCGGCTCGCACAGCCTGAAGCGCAGAAAGGTCAGGGCCAAGGACCCGGAGCGCGGCCCCGACCGGCTGGCCACCCTGATCAGGGAGGAGAACCGGTTCATCCTGGCCCGGCTGCCCCTCGACCCGCGCACCGAGCTGCCGCAGCGGGGCGCGGTCCTGTCGGGCTCCGGCAGCCTCACCGCGCACCTGCGCAACGATCCGCACCTCGCGCCGTTCCTGGCCCTGCCGGGCAAGGACAACGGGTTCGACGTCGAGGGCATCGTGGTCACGCCCGACCGCCTCTACGTGGGCCTGCGCGGCCCCGTCCTGCGGGGCTGGGCGGTGGTGCTGGAGCTACGCCTGGAGGACGCGGGCAAGGGGCGGCTGCGGCTGAGCGAGCCGTACCGCAAGCACTTCCTCAACCTGAGCGGGCTCGGGGTGCGCGACATGTGCCCGGACGGGAACTCGGTGCTGATCCTGGCGGGGCCGACCATGGACCTCGACGGCCCGGTGCGGGTGGTGCGCTGGCGGCCGCGCAACAAGCGGCAGGGCGTCGTCCCGGCCGACGAGCTGGAGACCGTGCTGGAGCTGCCGTACGGGGTGGGCTGCGACCATCCGGAGGGGCTGGCGCGGCTGTCGGACGGCCGGCTCATGGTGGTCTACGACAGCCCGTCGCCCGTCAGGATCACCCCGGCGGGCGGCGTGCTCGCGGACGTGTTCAAGGTCTAG
- a CDS encoding peptidyl-tRNA hydrolase: MNAELYVLPLVVRIERATPPERTDALEAAAMAVLTLLDDPGEFADELHAWQSTGKIRKVVRRARGAEWRRAVALPGRTIEHRTAEVRVHPPVPLDDWPRDLARLQVSGTELTDTAAPGPAEPPVLWANPALEMSAGKAMAQAGHAAQLAWWASDAGERAAWRERGLTVSVRTAARQDDFDAMVAAGLPVVRDAGFTEIEPGSCTFVADAPWLAGRVTRP; encoded by the coding sequence ATGAACGCCGAGCTTTATGTCCTGCCCCTGGTCGTGCGGATCGAGCGGGCCACGCCTCCCGAGCGCACCGACGCCCTGGAGGCGGCCGCCATGGCCGTGCTGACCCTGCTGGACGACCCGGGCGAGTTCGCCGACGAACTGCACGCCTGGCAGTCCACCGGCAAGATCCGCAAGGTCGTGCGCCGGGCCAGGGGCGCCGAGTGGCGCCGGGCCGTCGCGCTGCCCGGCCGCACGATCGAGCACCGCACGGCCGAGGTGCGCGTGCACCCGCCCGTCCCCCTCGACGACTGGCCGCGCGACCTGGCGCGGCTGCAGGTGTCGGGCACCGAGCTGACCGACACCGCCGCGCCGGGGCCCGCCGAGCCGCCCGTGCTGTGGGCGAACCCGGCGCTGGAGATGTCCGCGGGCAAGGCCATGGCGCAGGCGGGGCACGCCGCCCAGCTCGCCTGGTGGGCCAGCGACGCGGGGGAGCGGGCGGCCTGGCGCGAGCGCGGCCTCACGGTGTCGGTGCGCACGGCCGCCCGACAGGACGACTTCGACGCCATGGTGGCGGCCGGGTTGCCCGTCGTGCGGGACGCCGGGTTCACCGAGATCGAGCCGGGCTCGTGCACGTTCGTGGCCGACGCGCCGTGGCTGGCGGGCCGCGTCACTCGCCCTTGA
- a CDS encoding MFS transporter — MTVSTNSPTRRGLHRAWYVAAVAFVAILGSAGFRATPGVLITPLQEEFGWSAGTISLAVSVNLVLYGLTAPFAAALMDRFGMRRVVAVALLLIAAGSGLTVLMTASWQLLLCWGVLVGLGTGSMALVFAATVVDRWFVRHRGLVTGVLTAAGATGQLVFLPVLAQLAQGPGWRFASLTVAVAALAVVPFVWWLLRDRPEDVGTTALGAPPRAVRTEPARTNAALRAVTVLVSAARTRPFWLLAGGFAICGASTNGLVGTHFIPAAHDHGMAEPVAAGLLAIIGIFDIAGTVASGWLSDKVDPKMLLGVYYGLRGLSLMVLPGLFAATTEPSMLIFIIFYGLDWVATVPPTVALCRRIYGADGAVVFGWVFGSHQVGAAIAAVGAGLTRDHLGAYDLAWYAAGALCLLAAGMSLAIGHARGR, encoded by the coding sequence ATGACAGTGAGCACCAACTCGCCCACCCGCCGCGGGCTGCACCGCGCCTGGTACGTCGCGGCGGTCGCGTTCGTGGCGATCCTGGGATCGGCGGGCTTCCGGGCCACCCCCGGCGTGCTGATCACCCCGCTGCAGGAGGAGTTCGGCTGGTCGGCCGGCACGATCTCGCTGGCCGTCTCCGTCAACCTGGTGCTCTACGGGCTGACCGCGCCCTTCGCCGCGGCCCTCATGGACCGCTTCGGCATGCGCCGCGTGGTCGCCGTCGCGCTGCTGCTGATCGCGGCGGGCAGCGGGCTCACCGTGCTGATGACGGCGAGCTGGCAGCTCCTGCTCTGCTGGGGCGTGCTGGTCGGGCTCGGCACGGGGTCGATGGCGCTGGTGTTCGCGGCGACGGTGGTGGACCGCTGGTTCGTGCGCCACCGCGGGCTGGTGACCGGCGTGCTCACCGCCGCCGGCGCGACCGGGCAGCTCGTGTTCCTGCCGGTGCTCGCCCAGCTCGCGCAGGGGCCCGGGTGGCGCTTCGCCTCGCTGACGGTGGCCGTGGCTGCGCTGGCCGTGGTGCCGTTCGTGTGGTGGCTGCTGCGCGACCGTCCCGAGGACGTGGGCACGACGGCGCTCGGCGCGCCGCCCCGAGCGGTGCGTACGGAGCCCGCCAGGACCAACGCGGCGCTCAGGGCCGTCACCGTGCTCGTCTCGGCGGCCAGGACGCGGCCGTTCTGGCTGCTCGCGGGCGGCTTCGCGATCTGCGGGGCCAGCACGAACGGCCTGGTCGGCACCCACTTCATCCCCGCCGCGCACGACCACGGCATGGCCGAGCCCGTCGCCGCGGGCCTGCTGGCGATCATCGGCATCTTCGACATCGCGGGCACCGTCGCCTCCGGCTGGCTCAGCGACAAGGTCGACCCCAAGATGCTGCTCGGCGTCTACTACGGGCTGCGCGGGCTGTCGCTGATGGTGCTGCCTGGCCTGTTCGCGGCCACGACCGAGCCCAGCATGCTGATCTTCATCATCTTCTACGGCCTGGACTGGGTCGCGACCGTGCCGCCCACGGTCGCGCTGTGCCGGCGCATCTACGGGGCCGACGGGGCCGTGGTGTTCGGCTGGGTGTTCGGCTCGCACCAGGTCGGCGCCGCCATCGCCGCCGTCGGCGCCGGGCTCACCCGCGACCACCTGGGCGCCTACGACCTCGCCTGGTACGCCGCCGGCGCCCTGTGCCTCCTCGCCGCCGGCATGTCCCTGGCCATCGGGCATGCTAGAGGGCGATGA
- a CDS encoding GlxA family transcriptional regulator produces MERHRVAVVVLDHFAPLDLGVPGQVFWAAETPSGEKLYEVVTCSPGRMPVRCSAGYSVLPDHDLDVLDTADTVVVPGIHAGRAMKDGTIKDPLREALQGRPRTMSICTGSFVLAAAGLLDGRPATTHWREAARFARLFPQVKLDPDVLFVDDGDVLTSAGVAAGMDLCLHVIRRDHGSEVANRTARRCVMPPWRDGGQAQYIDRPLPYGGTGGTAATRDWMLAHLDTPLDLNALAEHARMSVRTFTRRFREETGQSPARWLNGQRVQHARHLLETTDLGVEEVARRAGFGTAVSLRQHLHAAVGVAPLTYRHTFRRAR; encoded by the coding sequence ATGGAACGTCACCGTGTCGCCGTCGTGGTGCTCGACCACTTCGCCCCGCTCGACCTCGGCGTGCCCGGCCAGGTGTTCTGGGCGGCGGAGACACCGTCGGGCGAGAAGCTGTACGAGGTCGTGACCTGCTCGCCGGGCCGCATGCCCGTGCGGTGCAGCGCGGGCTACAGCGTGCTGCCCGACCACGACCTCGACGTTCTCGACACCGCCGACACCGTCGTGGTGCCCGGCATCCACGCGGGCCGGGCGATGAAGGACGGCACGATCAAGGACCCGCTGCGGGAGGCCCTGCAGGGGCGGCCGCGGACGATGTCGATCTGCACCGGCTCGTTCGTGCTGGCGGCGGCCGGCCTGCTCGACGGCCGCCCCGCCACCACCCACTGGCGCGAGGCCGCCCGTTTCGCCCGGCTCTTCCCCCAGGTCAAGCTGGACCCGGACGTCCTGTTCGTGGACGACGGCGACGTGCTGACCTCGGCGGGCGTGGCCGCCGGCATGGACCTGTGCCTGCACGTGATCAGGCGCGACCACGGCAGTGAAGTGGCCAACCGCACGGCCAGGCGCTGCGTCATGCCACCGTGGCGCGACGGCGGCCAGGCCCAGTACATCGATCGCCCCCTCCCGTACGGCGGCACCGGCGGCACGGCGGCCACCCGCGACTGGATGCTCGCCCACCTCGACACCCCGCTCGACCTGAACGCGCTGGCCGAGCACGCCAGGATGAGCGTGCGCACGTTCACCAGGCGCTTCCGCGAGGAGACCGGCCAGAGCCCGGCCAGATGGCTGAACGGGCAGCGCGTGCAGCACGCCAGGCACCTGCTGGAGACGACGGACCTCGGCGTGGAGGAGGTGGCCAGGCGGGCGGGGTTCGGCACGGCGGTCTCGCTGCGCCAGCACCTGCACGCCGCCGTCGGCGTCGCACCGCTCACCTACCGGCACACCTTCCGCCGCGCACGCTAG